The Thermus hydrothermalis genome window below encodes:
- a CDS encoding CbiX/SirB N-terminal domain-containing protein, giving the protein MILLAAHGSPDPRAQALARGLAKGLARRLRTEVHLGFIEHDRPTLLEATLALAEKGGGVVLPLLLLGAGHLKADLPLALEAAQARHPEARFLLARPLGTHPALVELWAERLRRRGAGAGDGAVLVLRGGTDPGANAEGAALARLLEERAGLPVVPAYAAKARPTPKEAILRLAGLRPRRVFLLPHLFFRGVVEGRLLGRIQGLSLEVLPPLMGHPALLQALEDRYREALDGGHAPCDTCRFRFPIGRFAPRREAQIAGLRALRHALFAPGRHPHGPFTHLLLCTGEACREGGALAVLRALEEGLRDLASLVQLTPTPCLGRCGKGPILVAYPEGVVYGGLEPRDVPLLRRTHLEAGELFAPKVLEVI; this is encoded by the coding sequence GTGATCCTCCTCGCCGCCCACGGCTCCCCCGACCCCCGGGCCCAGGCCCTGGCCCGCGGGCTCGCCAAGGGCCTCGCCCGGCGGCTCCGGACGGAGGTCCACCTGGGCTTCATTGAGCACGACCGGCCCACCCTCCTCGAGGCCACCCTGGCCCTGGCAGAAAAGGGGGGCGGGGTGGTCCTGCCCCTCCTCCTCCTGGGGGCCGGCCACCTCAAGGCCGACCTCCCCTTGGCCCTGGAAGCGGCCCAGGCCCGCCACCCAGAGGCCCGCTTCCTCCTCGCCCGCCCCCTGGGAACCCACCCCGCCCTGGTGGAGCTCTGGGCGGAGCGCCTCCGGCGACGAGGAGCCGGGGCGGGGGATGGGGCCGTCCTGGTCCTCCGGGGGGGCACGGACCCCGGGGCCAACGCGGAGGGCGCCGCCCTGGCCCGGCTCCTGGAAGAACGCGCGGGGCTTCCCGTGGTCCCCGCCTACGCCGCCAAGGCACGCCCCACCCCCAAGGAGGCCATTCTGCGCCTCGCTGGGCTCCGACCGCGGAGGGTTTTCCTCCTTCCCCACCTCTTCTTCCGCGGGGTTGTGGAGGGGAGGCTCCTCGGCCGGATCCAGGGGCTTTCCCTGGAGGTCCTCCCCCCCCTCATGGGCCACCCCGCCCTCCTCCAGGCCCTGGAGGACCGGTACCGGGAAGCCCTGGACGGGGGGCACGCCCCTTGCGACACCTGCCGCTTCCGCTTCCCTATAGGCCGCTTCGCCCCCAGGCGGGAGGCGCAGATTGCCGGGCTTCGCGCCCTGCGCCACGCCCTCTTCGCCCCAGGGCGCCACCCCCACGGACCCTTCACCCACCTCCTTCTCTGCACGGGGGAGGCCTGCCGGGAAGGCGGTGCCCTGGCCGTCCTCCGCGCCCTGGAGGAGGGGTTACGGGACCTCGCCTCCTTGGTCCAGCTTACCCCCACCCCCTGCCTCGGGCGGTGCGGCAAAGGGCCCATCTTGGTGGCCTATCCGGAAGGGGTGGTATATGGGGGGCTAGAACCAAGGGACGTGCCCCTCCTGAGGAGGACGCACCTGGAAGCGGGAGAGCTTTTTGCCCCCAAGGTTTTGGAGGTGATCTAG